The following are from one region of the Flavobacteriaceae bacterium UJ101 genome:
- the aspB gene encoding aspartate transaminase (Belongs to the class-I pyridoxal-phosphate-dependent aminotransferase family.; KEGG: bth:BT_2415 aspartate aminotransferase) has translation MSQVSQRVQKMSFSATLAMTQKARELKAKGHDVISLSIGEPDFNPPEFIQEAAITAIKEGFNSYTPVPGYAELREAISNKFKRDNNLDYSTEQIVVSNGAKQSITNVFLATLNEGDEVIVPAPYWVSYIEMIKIADGIPVTVETSIENDFKITPEQLKSKITTKTKGFIFSSPCNPSGSLYSKEELQALVNILKDYPHITIISDEIYEHINYTGQHTSIAQFSEVKEQTVTVNGMSKAFAMTGWRIGYIGAPLWLAKACNKVQGQMTSGANSVAQRASIKGLEAPISEIQYMIDAFKTRRSLVLDLAKDINGFQCNEPEGAFYIFPDVSTLFGKTFNGVTINTSTDLAMYLLEHAHVGTVSGDAFGSPNCLRISYAASETQLKEAFKRIKNALI, from the coding sequence ATGTCACAAGTTTCACAAAGAGTTCAAAAAATGAGTTTTTCGGCTACTCTAGCAATGACTCAAAAAGCACGCGAATTAAAAGCCAAAGGGCATGATGTTATTAGTTTAAGTATTGGAGAACCAGATTTCAATCCACCTGAATTTATTCAAGAAGCTGCTATTACTGCTATTAAAGAAGGTTTCAACTCCTATACTCCTGTTCCTGGTTATGCAGAACTACGTGAAGCCATTTCTAATAAATTCAAACGTGATAACAATTTGGATTATTCTACTGAACAAATTGTAGTGTCTAATGGAGCAAAACAATCCATTACAAACGTTTTTTTAGCAACTCTAAATGAAGGAGATGAAGTCATAGTTCCCGCTCCTTATTGGGTTAGTTATATTGAAATGATTAAAATAGCAGATGGAATTCCTGTAACTGTAGAAACTTCAATTGAAAATGATTTCAAAATCACACCTGAACAATTAAAAAGTAAAATTACCACTAAAACTAAAGGGTTTATTTTTAGTTCACCTTGTAATCCTTCAGGAAGTTTGTACAGTAAAGAAGAATTACAAGCACTTGTTAATATATTAAAAGATTATCCTCATATTACCATTATTTCTGATGAAATTTATGAACACATAAACTATACGGGACAACATACCAGTATAGCACAATTTTCAGAAGTAAAAGAACAAACTGTTACAGTAAATGGTATGTCTAAGGCTTTTGCAATGACGGGTTGGAGAATTGGATACATCGGAGCACCTCTTTGGTTAGCTAAGGCATGTAATAAAGTACAAGGGCAAATGACTTCTGGAGCTAATTCAGTAGCTCAAAGAGCATCTATTAAGGGATTAGAAGCTCCTATTTCTGAAATCCAGTATATGATCGATGCCTTTAAAACTAGACGATCTTTAGTTTTAGATCTAGCAAAAGATATCAATGGATTCCAATGCAATGAACCAGAAGGTGCCTTTTATATTTTTCCAGATGTTTCTACTTTATTCGGAAAAACTTTTAATGGTGTTACCATCAACACTTCTACTGACTTAGCAATGTATTTATTAGAACATGCTCATGTTGGTACCGTTTCGGGTGATGCTTTTGGATCTCCAAATTGTTTACGAATATCGTATGCTGCAAGTGAAACACAATTAAAAGAAGCTTTTAAACGAATTAAAAATGCTTTAATATAA